Proteins co-encoded in one Callospermophilus lateralis isolate mCalLat2 chromosome 2, mCalLat2.hap1, whole genome shotgun sequence genomic window:
- the LOC143392569 gene encoding olfactory receptor 8C8-like, whose amino-acid sequence MAMENDSSVAEFFLTGLTDQPELQLPLFFLFLVNCTVTVVGNMSLIVLIFLNLHLHTPMYFFLFNLSFIDFCYSFVCTPKMLLCFVSERNIISFAGCMTQLFFFCFFVNAECYVLTAMAYDRYVAICQPLLYRVVMSPKVCSLLMLGSYFMGFAGAMVHTGCMIRLSFCDSNVINHYMCDILPLLQLSCSSTHVNELVSSVVVGTVVIVSSLIIVISYALILYNILHMSSAKGWYKAMSTCGSHVLTVGLFYGFGLLTHVKTSSPGSVTQEKLFSVFCNFGVPMLNPLIYSLRNKDVKLALKRTLKRITN is encoded by the coding sequence ATGGCTATGGAAAATGACTCCTCCGTGGCAGAGTTTTTCCTTACGGGATTAACAGACCAACCTGAGCTGCAGCTGCCACTGTTCTTCCTGTTCTTGGTGAACTGTACAGTCACTGTGGTGGGAAACATGAGCTTAATTGTTCTAATTTTCCTGAATTTGCACCTTCATACTCCCATGTACTTTTTCCTCTTTAACTTGTCCTTCATTGATTTCTGTTATTCATTTGTCTGTACCCCTAAAATGCTCTTGTGCTTTGTTTCAGAGAGGAACATCATCTCCTTTGCAGGATGCATGACTCAGCtatttttcttctgcttttttGTGAACGCAGAGTGCTACGTGCTGACAGCCATGGCCTATGatcgctatgtggccatctgtcaGCCTCTGCTGTACAGGGTGGTCATGTCCCCTAAGGTCTGTTCTCTGCTGATGTTGGGTTCTTACTTCATGGGGTTTGCAGGTGCCATGGTCCATACAGGGTGCATGATCAGGCTCAGCTTCTGTGACTCCAATGTCATCAATCATTACATGTGTGACATCCTTCCTCTCCTTCAACTGTCCTGCAGCAGCACGCACGTCAATGAACTTGTGAGTTCTGTTGTTGTGGGGACAGTTGTCATTGTATCCAGCCTCATTATTGTAATCTCTTATGCTTTGATTCTTTATAATATCCTTCATATGTCCTCAGCTAAGGGTTGGTACAAAGCCATGAGCACCTGTGGTTCTCACGTACTAACTGTTGGCCTGTTCTATGGATTTGGGCTGCTCACTCATGTTAAAACATCATCTCCAGGATCTGTGACCCAGGAGAAACTCTTCTCAGTGTTTTGCAATTTTGGGGTTCCCATGCTTAATCCCCTCATTTATAGCCTCAGGAACAAGGATGTCAAACTTGCTCTGAAGAGAACTTTGAAGAGAATCACAAACTGA